In Nocardia asteroides, a single genomic region encodes these proteins:
- a CDS encoding acyclic terpene utilization AtuA family protein, protein MTSLAADPELLRIGNCSGFYGDRAVAMREMLEGGELDVLTGDYLAELTMLILGRDRMKDPALGYAKTFLRQVEDCLGLAMDRHVKLVANAGGLNPAGLAEKLRAVAEQLGLRPKIAYVTGDDLLGRAAELGLGTPLTANAYLGAQGIAECLVAGADIVVTGRVTDAALVAGPAAAHFGWADDDYDALAGAVVAGHVIECGTQATGGNFAFFTEIADLSRPGFPIAELRRDGSSVITKHPGTGGAVTVDTVAAQLVYEIQGARYAGPDVTTRLDSIRLSADGRDRVRIDNVRGEAPPPTTKVSLNTLDGFRNEMTFVLTGLEIEAKAELTRKQLETWLPVRPAELEWSLARLDRPDADTEERASALLRCVVRDPDPNKVGRAFSAVAVELALASYPGFTLTSPPGNGAPYGVFTPGYVPADAVGHTAVLPDGAVVRIGAPRATRDLLELAEPELPEPLEATDTETHPLGTIALARSGDKGGNANVGVWVRTDEQWRWLAHTLTVDALRTLLPEAAELPITRTVLPNLRALNFVIHGLLGKGVAYQARFDPQAKGLGEWLRSRHVEIPTELL, encoded by the coding sequence GTGACCAGTCTCGCGGCCGACCCGGAGCTGCTCCGGATCGGCAACTGTTCCGGCTTCTACGGTGACCGCGCCGTCGCCATGCGGGAGATGCTCGAGGGCGGTGAACTCGACGTCCTCACCGGCGACTACCTGGCCGAGCTCACCATGCTCATCCTGGGCAGGGACCGGATGAAGGACCCCGCGCTCGGCTACGCCAAGACCTTCCTGCGCCAGGTCGAGGACTGCCTCGGCCTCGCCATGGACCGGCACGTGAAGCTGGTCGCCAACGCAGGCGGGCTGAACCCGGCCGGGCTCGCCGAGAAGCTGCGCGCGGTCGCGGAGCAGCTGGGCTTGCGGCCGAAGATCGCCTACGTCACCGGCGACGACCTGCTCGGCCGCGCCGCCGAGCTCGGCCTCGGCACCCCGCTCACCGCCAACGCCTACCTGGGCGCCCAGGGTATCGCCGAGTGCCTGGTGGCGGGCGCCGACATCGTGGTCACCGGCCGGGTCACCGACGCCGCGCTGGTGGCGGGCCCGGCGGCGGCGCACTTCGGCTGGGCCGACGACGACTACGACGCGCTGGCAGGCGCGGTGGTGGCCGGGCACGTCATCGAGTGCGGCACCCAGGCGACCGGGGGCAACTTCGCCTTCTTCACCGAGATCGCGGACCTGAGCCGCCCCGGCTTCCCGATCGCGGAGCTGCGCCGGGACGGGAGCAGCGTGATCACCAAGCACCCCGGGACCGGCGGCGCCGTCACCGTCGACACCGTCGCGGCGCAGCTCGTGTACGAGATCCAGGGCGCCCGCTACGCCGGGCCGGACGTCACCACCCGGCTGGACAGCATCCGGCTCAGCGCGGACGGCCGGGACCGGGTGCGGATCGACAACGTGCGCGGCGAGGCGCCGCCGCCGACCACCAAGGTCTCGCTGAACACCCTGGACGGCTTCCGCAACGAGATGACCTTCGTCCTCACCGGCCTGGAGATCGAGGCCAAGGCGGAGCTCACCAGGAAGCAGCTGGAGACCTGGCTGCCGGTCCGCCCGGCCGAGCTGGAGTGGTCGCTGGCCCGGCTGGACCGCCCGGACGCCGACACCGAGGAGCGCGCCTCCGCGCTGCTGCGCTGCGTGGTCCGTGACCCCGACCCGAACAAGGTCGGCCGCGCCTTCTCCGCCGTCGCGGTGGAGCTGGCGCTGGCGAGCTACCCCGGCTTCACGCTCACCTCGCCGCCCGGAAACGGCGCGCCCTACGGCGTCTTCACGCCGGGGTACGTGCCCGCCGACGCGGTCGGCCACACCGCGGTCCTGCCGGACGGCGCGGTGGTGCGGATCGGTGCCCCGAGAGCCACCCGCGACCTGCTCGAGCTCGCCGAACCCGAGCTGCCGGAGCCGCTCGAGGCAACCGACACCGAGACGCACCCGCTCGGCACCATCGCGCTGGCGCGCAGCGGCGACAAGGGCGGCAATGCCAATGTCGGCGTCTGGGTGCGCACCGACGAGCAGTGGCGCTGGCTGGCGCACACCCTCACCGTCGACGCGCTGCGCACCCTGCTCCCGGAGGCGGCGGAGCTGCCGATCACCAGGACCGTCCTGCCCAACCTGCGCGCGCTGAACTTCGTCATCCACGGCCTGCTCGGCAAGGGCGTCGCCTACCAGGCCCGATTCGACCCCCAGGCGAAGGGACTCGGCGAATGGCTGCGGTCCCGGCACGTCGAGATCCCCACGGAGCTGCTGTGA
- a CDS encoding helix-turn-helix domain-containing protein, whose amino-acid sequence MDGKVLGARIAAARTSLELTQDNLANRAGIERTALVRIEKGERKVSAVELISLAAVLETPLAWFVRDPLPAVVSRRSETVPTHEVTARLDRELELFAGDVAALLSRGVLERAADRPTWPTPRSHAESEQVAGAVRKHLRAGLDPLRELGRVAEVFGLYSCSLPLGAGGADGALVEVAEGCGAAVIDGDAQSGRRRMSLAHELGHWLFGDAYDVTAGDAERMINSFAAYLLAPRAGVAKLRRDNPGDSVRDRAIRVAGTYRMSWSAVILHLRNLSEITEDDYRGMEGRIPVPGEFAKLAIVLDTDELRPPSVSPGLTAAIVAAYVDRKMTAARAVELLRGTLADEHDLPPQRQETAADYASL is encoded by the coding sequence ATGGACGGCAAGGTTCTAGGCGCGCGCATCGCGGCCGCGCGGACAAGCCTCGAACTCACGCAGGACAACCTCGCGAATCGCGCCGGTATCGAGCGGACCGCGCTCGTCCGGATCGAGAAGGGCGAGCGGAAGGTATCCGCGGTCGAACTCATATCCCTGGCCGCGGTACTCGAGACTCCGCTGGCATGGTTCGTTCGCGACCCGTTGCCCGCGGTGGTCAGCCGACGCTCCGAGACGGTGCCGACCCACGAGGTCACCGCTCGGCTGGACCGCGAACTCGAACTATTCGCCGGCGACGTCGCGGCGTTGCTGAGCAGAGGCGTGCTCGAGCGAGCCGCGGATCGCCCGACCTGGCCGACCCCACGCTCGCACGCGGAAAGCGAGCAGGTCGCGGGGGCAGTACGCAAACACCTCAGAGCAGGGCTGGATCCGCTGCGCGAACTCGGGCGGGTCGCTGAGGTCTTCGGTTTGTACTCGTGCTCGCTGCCGCTCGGCGCCGGTGGGGCGGACGGCGCGCTCGTCGAGGTCGCGGAGGGCTGTGGTGCGGCCGTCATCGACGGCGACGCCCAGTCGGGGCGACGCCGAATGTCCCTGGCGCACGAACTCGGGCACTGGCTGTTCGGAGACGCTTACGATGTGACAGCCGGCGATGCCGAGCGGATGATCAACTCCTTCGCCGCGTACCTTCTCGCCCCGCGAGCAGGTGTCGCCAAGTTACGGCGGGACAACCCCGGGGATTCCGTGCGCGACCGAGCGATCAGGGTCGCCGGCACGTACCGAATGTCATGGTCGGCCGTGATTCTGCACCTCCGGAACCTCAGCGAGATCACCGAAGACGACTATCGCGGCATGGAAGGGCGCATACCGGTGCCGGGCGAGTTCGCAAAGCTGGCGATCGTTCTCGATACCGACGAACTTCGCCCCCCATCGGTGTCCCCCGGCCTGACCGCCGCGATAGTCGCCGCGTACGTCGATCGGAAGATGACCGCAGCGCGCGCAGTGGAACTTCTGCGGGGCACGCTCGCCGACGAGCACGACCTACCACCGCAGCGTCAGGAAACGGCCGCCGATTACGCCAGCCTGTGA
- a CDS encoding lipase family protein → MDRQQRRSRWQGRMTAAALALACAAGLTAAVAAPATAEPVSAFYVPPAQVPAQPGTVIKTQPLSLFATLPTEQGWPGKGELIMYTSTLQDGSPVATTGTYIAAAGPWLGPGPRPTVVIAPGTSGQADRCAMSVAFSTGLTAFMDPSPSISANQELPSSAAWAGLGANVVIPDYIGLGTPGMHTYGNRFEQGHAVLDAARAANSLAGVGPETPLVFWGYSQGGGATAAANELLPEYAPELNLKGTWAGGPTADLSAILDKIDGALIGGAIGYAINGMLARFPDLERALVRVSSPAGQNMLATLGETCIGDLIFRHPFLRTNSLTVDGRSLSVHLADMPEAAPVLAELKVGNLKPHAPVLITSGRNDDTVPYGQAKQLAHDWCGLGGTVEFRTNELPPILPGFTIPNHFGPELIDGFSPNSVIAYLIDRLADKPISGCSID, encoded by the coding sequence ATGGATCGACAGCAGCGGCGCTCGCGGTGGCAGGGCCGGATGACGGCGGCGGCACTCGCGCTCGCCTGCGCCGCCGGGCTCACGGCGGCCGTGGCGGCACCGGCGACGGCCGAGCCGGTCAGCGCCTTCTACGTCCCGCCCGCGCAGGTCCCGGCCCAGCCGGGGACCGTCATCAAGACCCAGCCACTGTCGCTGTTCGCCACCCTGCCGACCGAGCAGGGCTGGCCGGGCAAGGGCGAGCTGATCATGTACACCAGCACGCTGCAGGACGGCTCACCGGTCGCCACCACCGGCACCTACATCGCCGCCGCCGGGCCGTGGCTCGGCCCCGGACCCCGCCCCACCGTGGTGATCGCGCCCGGCACCTCCGGGCAGGCCGATCGCTGCGCGATGTCGGTGGCCTTCTCCACCGGGCTGACCGCCTTCATGGACCCGTCGCCGAGCATCTCGGCCAACCAGGAGCTGCCCTCGTCGGCGGCCTGGGCCGGGCTCGGCGCGAACGTGGTGATCCCGGACTACATCGGGCTCGGCACCCCGGGCATGCACACCTACGGCAACCGGTTCGAGCAGGGCCACGCCGTGCTCGACGCCGCGCGCGCCGCCAACAGCCTCGCCGGCGTCGGCCCGGAGACCCCGCTGGTGTTCTGGGGCTACTCGCAGGGCGGCGGCGCCACCGCGGCCGCCAACGAGCTGCTGCCCGAGTACGCACCGGAGCTGAACCTCAAGGGCACCTGGGCGGGCGGCCCGACCGCCGACCTCTCCGCCATCCTGGACAAGATCGACGGCGCGCTGATCGGCGGCGCCATCGGCTACGCCATCAACGGCATGCTCGCCCGCTTCCCCGACCTGGAGCGGGCGCTGGTGCGGGTGAGCAGCCCGGCGGGCCAGAACATGCTCGCCACGCTCGGCGAGACCTGCATCGGCGACCTGATCTTCCGGCACCCGTTCCTGCGCACCAACTCGCTCACCGTCGACGGGCGCTCGCTGAGCGTGCACCTCGCCGACATGCCGGAGGCCGCCCCGGTGCTGGCCGAGCTGAAGGTCGGCAACCTGAAGCCGCACGCGCCGGTGCTGATCACCAGCGGGCGCAACGACGACACCGTGCCGTACGGCCAGGCCAAGCAGCTCGCGCACGACTGGTGCGGCCTCGGCGGCACCGTCGAGTTCCGGACCAACGAGCTGCCGCCGATCCTGCCGGGCTTCACCATCCCGAACCACTTCGGCCCCGAGCTGATCGACGGTTTCAGCCCGAACAGCGTGATCGCGTACCTGATCGACCGGCTCGCGGACAAGCCGATCTCCGGCTGCTCCATCGACTGA
- a CDS encoding LVIVD repeat-containing protein, whose protein sequence is MRTSRSRRVAAVLAGAILLPVGVVAAQPPPSGVRHIATVADVAAAPAACGPGSAPETGLQGEVPAADRASGRSAAGYRCNISRIGGFDGPGGGIVSAAFEHCVYVGSFFPGSLTGPSPGVQVLDVSDPANPVPTTTLTEPAMLAGTWESLKVHEGRKLLVGAGVPLLTGAGLLSVYDLTDCAHPRLLNPGPGTAVDQPLPIIAHEGGFSPDGRTYWSSGTAPGLLSAVDLTDPAQPRIVWQGMPGLSVHGIGFSPDGDRLYLANNFGGLTVLDTSAVQRRDPDPRVPTLSATSWTDGFASQHAVPVTYGGVPHLFVVDEAGSGGVKIFDVADPAQPRQLNSIKLEINLQSNQDTALGSSFGGSLFAYDAHYCTADRPRDPTALACGWLASGIRVFDVRDPGAVREIAYYNPPARIGQPAGANSPQSLFSIAGVPLLNAGALTQALAAGVFDPAQALGGVRGDKLIGDQSADLCFSPPTWRGDQLWVTCSDNTFQTLRLDPAVYTPPADQQTTVGS, encoded by the coding sequence ATGAGAACGAGCCGAAGTCGCAGGGTCGCGGCGGTGCTGGCGGGGGCGATCCTGCTGCCGGTCGGGGTGGTGGCGGCGCAGCCGCCGCCCTCCGGGGTCAGGCACATCGCGACGGTCGCGGATGTCGCGGCCGCCCCGGCGGCCTGCGGCCCCGGCTCGGCGCCGGAGACCGGGCTGCAGGGCGAGGTGCCCGCCGCGGATCGCGCGAGCGGGCGCAGCGCAGCCGGGTACCGGTGCAACATCAGCCGGATCGGCGGCTTCGACGGGCCGGGCGGCGGCATCGTCTCGGCCGCCTTCGAGCACTGCGTCTACGTCGGCAGCTTCTTCCCCGGCAGCCTCACCGGACCGAGCCCGGGCGTGCAGGTGCTCGACGTCTCCGATCCGGCGAACCCGGTGCCGACCACCACCCTGACCGAACCGGCCATGCTGGCGGGCACCTGGGAGTCGCTCAAGGTGCACGAGGGGCGCAAGCTCCTGGTCGGTGCCGGGGTCCCGCTGCTCACCGGGGCCGGGCTGCTCTCGGTCTACGACCTCACCGACTGCGCGCACCCCCGGCTGCTCAACCCGGGGCCGGGCACCGCCGTCGACCAGCCGCTGCCGATCATCGCGCACGAGGGCGGCTTCTCCCCCGACGGCCGCACCTACTGGTCGTCGGGGACCGCGCCCGGCCTGCTCAGCGCCGTCGACCTCACCGACCCGGCGCAGCCGCGGATCGTCTGGCAGGGGATGCCGGGGCTCTCCGTGCACGGCATCGGCTTCAGCCCGGACGGCGACCGGCTCTACCTCGCCAACAACTTCGGCGGGCTCACCGTGCTCGACACCTCCGCGGTGCAGCGCCGCGACCCCGACCCGCGGGTGCCGACGCTCTCGGCCACCAGCTGGACCGACGGGTTCGCCAGCCAGCACGCCGTCCCGGTCACCTACGGCGGGGTACCGCACCTGTTCGTGGTGGACGAGGCCGGGTCCGGCGGGGTCAAGATCTTCGACGTCGCCGATCCGGCGCAGCCCCGGCAGCTCAACTCGATCAAGCTCGAGATCAACCTGCAGTCCAACCAGGACACCGCGCTCGGCTCCAGCTTCGGCGGTTCGCTGTTCGCCTACGACGCGCACTACTGCACCGCCGACCGGCCGCGCGACCCGACCGCGCTGGCCTGCGGGTGGCTCGCCTCCGGGATCCGGGTGTTCGACGTCCGCGACCCGGGCGCGGTCCGGGAGATCGCCTACTACAACCCGCCCGCGCGCATCGGGCAGCCGGCCGGGGCGAACTCGCCGCAGTCGCTCTTCTCGATCGCGGGGGTTCCGCTGCTGAACGCGGGCGCGCTCACCCAGGCGCTGGCCGCCGGGGTCTTCGATCCCGCGCAAGCGCTCGGCGGGGTGCGCGGCGACAAGCTCATCGGGGATCAATCCGCCGACCTGTGCTTCTCGCCGCCCACCTGGCGCGGCGACCAGCTCTGGGTGACTTGCTCGGACAACACCTTCCAGACGCTGCGGCTCGACCCGGCGGTGTACACACCGCCCGCGGACCAGCAGACGACGGTCGGCTCCTAG
- a CDS encoding ABC transporter permease → MGVLAAERIKLTSTRSPWWCSAVIVALGLGLAALFALVVRTSADDPEVGMPALDISTATSGVTGFGIMVLMILAALTVTSEYRFGVMRTTFQAVPNRYTVLLTKAGLVGLYGAALSTLVALGAVAVAKVVGGAEATVALTFDGQWRAIYGIPIYAFLAVVLAVGVGVLVRQSAAAISLIVLWSLLLEPLLSAFGNFGRNVGPFLPFQNINRFLTVTEVGGNWHWGVWGSLLYFIAFVAVVYVAALVYADRRDA, encoded by the coding sequence ATGGGCGTGCTGGCAGCGGAACGGATCAAACTCACCTCGACCAGGTCGCCCTGGTGGTGCTCCGCGGTGATCGTGGCGCTCGGCCTCGGCCTCGCCGCGCTCTTCGCGCTCGTGGTGCGGACCTCGGCCGATGACCCGGAGGTCGGCATGCCCGCGCTCGACATCAGCACCGCGACCTCGGGCGTCACCGGCTTCGGGATCATGGTGCTGATGATCCTGGCGGCGCTCACCGTCACCAGCGAGTACCGCTTCGGCGTCATGCGGACCACCTTCCAGGCGGTGCCGAACCGGTACACCGTGCTGCTCACCAAGGCCGGGCTGGTCGGGCTGTACGGGGCGGCGCTGAGCACCCTGGTCGCGCTCGGCGCGGTCGCGGTGGCCAAGGTGGTCGGCGGTGCCGAGGCCACGGTCGCGCTGACCTTCGACGGCCAATGGCGGGCTATCTACGGAATCCCGATCTACGCCTTCCTCGCGGTGGTGCTCGCGGTCGGTGTCGGCGTGCTGGTTCGGCAGTCGGCCGCGGCGATCTCGCTGATCGTGCTCTGGTCGCTGCTGCTGGAGCCGCTGCTGAGTGCGTTCGGCAACTTCGGGCGTAATGTGGGACCCTTCCTGCCCTTCCAGAACATCAACCGGTTCCTGACCGTCACCGAGGTCGGCGGCAATTGGCACTGGGGCGTGTGGGGCAGCCTGCTCTACTTCATCGCGTTCGTCGCGGTGGTCTACGTCGCCGCCCTGGTGTACGCGGACCGCAGGGACGCCTGA
- a CDS encoding ABC transporter ATP-binding protein yields the protein MIELKGLTKRYGQTVAVRDLTFTVRPGQVTGFLGPNGAGKSTTMRMILGLDTPTSGTALVKGVPYRQLKNPLRTVGALLDAKWVHPNRSARSHLHWMAASNGIGKDRVEEVLRLVGLSEVANKAAGGFSLGMSQRLGLAGALLGDPEVLLFDEPVNGLDPEGILWIRRFMQRLAGEGRTVLVSSHLLSEMAQTADHLVVIGRGELISYSSTQEFIERASEATVRVRSPQLDQLRSLLTSAGMTVREDGAGQDGPALVVAGVTSDAVGTLAGQNAITLLELAPQRASLEDAFMRMTGGAVEYHGSGVDQVMGGAL from the coding sequence ATGATCGAACTGAAGGGTCTGACCAAGCGGTACGGCCAGACGGTCGCGGTACGGGATCTGACGTTCACCGTCCGGCCCGGGCAGGTGACCGGGTTCCTCGGGCCGAACGGTGCGGGTAAATCCACCACCATGCGGATGATCCTCGGACTGGACACCCCCACCTCCGGGACCGCGCTGGTGAAAGGGGTGCCGTACCGGCAGCTGAAGAACCCGCTGCGCACCGTCGGCGCGCTGCTCGACGCCAAGTGGGTGCACCCGAACCGCTCCGCCCGCTCGCACCTGCACTGGATGGCCGCCTCCAACGGCATCGGCAAGGACCGGGTGGAGGAGGTGCTGCGGCTGGTCGGCCTCTCCGAGGTGGCGAACAAGGCGGCGGGCGGCTTCTCGCTCGGCATGTCGCAGCGGCTCGGCCTGGCGGGTGCGCTGCTCGGCGACCCCGAGGTGCTGCTCTTCGACGAGCCGGTGAACGGCCTCGACCCCGAGGGCATCCTCTGGATCCGCCGCTTCATGCAGCGGCTGGCAGGCGAGGGCCGGACCGTGCTGGTCTCCAGCCACCTGCTCTCCGAGATGGCGCAGACCGCCGACCACCTGGTCGTGATCGGCCGCGGCGAGCTGATCTCCTACTCCAGCACGCAGGAGTTCATCGAGCGGGCCTCGGAGGCGACCGTCCGGGTGCGCAGCCCGCAGCTGGACCAGCTGCGCAGCCTGCTCACCTCGGCGGGGATGACCGTGCGCGAGGACGGCGCGGGCCAGGACGGCCCCGCGCTCGTGGTCGCCGGGGTCACCAGCGATGCCGTCGGCACGCTGGCCGGGCAGAACGCCATCACCCTCCTGGAGCTGGCGCCGCAGCGCGCCTCGCTGGAGGACGCCTTCATGCGGATGACCGGTGGCGCGGTCGAATACCACGGCAGCGGAGTCGACCAGGTGATGGGAGGTGCGCTCTGA